Proteins encoded within one genomic window of Granulicella pectinivorans:
- the smpB gene encoding SsrA-binding protein SmpB gives MPRSLSNPTVAHQPKAVVKEKDRDPVAAGKRDAAFNRSASFNYFLTDKFEAGISLRGTEVKSIREGKANLKDAYGLLKDGECFLLNAHIGPFSHGNAMNHDSLRTRKLLLHKQEVRKLEGMTKQKGFTLIPVRLYFRNGRVKCEIALAKGKQEWDKRATERKREADSEAKAAVARSQRQ, from the coding sequence ATGCCACGTTCTCTTTCCAATCCGACCGTAGCCCACCAGCCCAAGGCTGTGGTGAAGGAGAAGGACCGCGACCCGGTGGCGGCGGGTAAGCGGGATGCCGCGTTCAACCGTTCGGCCAGTTTCAACTACTTTCTGACCGACAAGTTCGAGGCGGGAATCTCGCTGCGCGGGACTGAGGTGAAGTCCATTCGGGAGGGCAAGGCCAACCTGAAGGACGCGTATGGGCTGCTGAAGGACGGCGAGTGCTTTTTGCTGAATGCACACATTGGACCGTTCTCCCATGGCAATGCGATGAACCACGATTCCCTGCGTACGAGGAAGCTTTTGTTGCATAAGCAGGAGGTTCGCAAGCTCGAAGGTATGACGAAGCAGAAGGGATTTACGCTCATCCCGGTGCGACTTTATTTCCGGAACGGGCGGGTGAAATGCGAGATCGCGCTGGCCAAGGGTAAGCAGGAATGGGACAAGCGCGCGACCGAGCGGAAGCGTGAGGCGGATAGCGAGGCCAAGGCTGCGGTGGCGCGGAGCCAAAGACAGTAA
- a CDS encoding cohesin domain-containing protein: protein MGRRVLLSTSFRRTVLLALLPVLLALTVSHANAQSASAWNKRAETAEAHEDWDAAYEGYRQAHLKAPKDIRYKTRSERLRFLAAASHVDRGRVLKQSGDIQASLAEFQRALTIDPGNTTAQQEINIILHPNNLPPPPNAPPVPGANSLEQTPYQAETLRAIDNLDAPLKLQPVSNDPITIKAVEDTKFIYQAIGKAAGLNVLFDPDYQSKRIPVDLQSVSLADALRIVGTIAGTFYKPVTSNTIFVAQNNIQKHRDLDEQAVQTFYLTNIGQANDLNEILTTVRNMLTQNIKIYSVASQNAIILRATPDQLLIAQKIINDLDRARPEVVVDVAILEVNRDKTRNLGISLPQSISITPQASTSSSSSSSSSSSSSSSTTSNFTLNTLANINANNFAVSIGAGTLNALLSDADTRILQNPRVRATDGQVATLKIGSRIPIATGSYSSGVSTGTVSLGVQTQFTYLDIGVNIAMTPTVHYDREITLKLKIEVSSHTSDVTISNVTEPIISQRSIEQVIQLKEGEPSILAGILTKQDNATVSGTPGLAEIPILKYIFGSKNTEKQQDEVVFLLIPHIVRESVLTRLNTAAIDTGTDQSYELRQKPVSIETPGQAGADAAYNLLSQRKPSTSDPTTAAQAASTMARQLAEAAAPRTPPAPGTSPAAEAATAAVSGPVTFAVVPSAAQQTVGNTFQVNITATNAHDLYAAPLQLQFDPRILQLVNVDSGELLARGGQAVAIVHRDEGNGLVTVSTSRPPNSKGVDGQGGLCVLTFKAIAIGDSNLALVKVGARNSSQASLPAIGSQAVVHVK from the coding sequence ATGGGTCGCCGAGTCCTTCTCTCCACATCATTCCGCCGCACCGTACTCCTCGCCCTTCTGCCGGTCCTGCTCGCCCTGACCGTCTCGCATGCGAACGCACAGTCCGCCAGCGCCTGGAACAAGCGCGCCGAAACCGCGGAGGCCCACGAAGATTGGGATGCCGCCTACGAAGGCTACCGCCAGGCCCACCTCAAGGCCCCCAAGGACATCCGTTACAAGACCCGCTCCGAGCGACTGCGCTTCCTCGCCGCCGCCTCCCACGTCGATCGCGGCCGCGTTCTCAAGCAGTCCGGCGATATCCAGGCCTCGCTCGCCGAGTTTCAGCGCGCCCTCACCATCGATCCGGGCAACACCACCGCGCAGCAGGAGATCAACATCATCCTGCACCCCAACAATCTTCCCCCGCCGCCCAACGCTCCCCCCGTACCCGGTGCCAACTCCCTCGAGCAGACCCCCTACCAGGCCGAGACCCTCCGCGCCATCGATAATCTGGACGCTCCCCTCAAGCTCCAGCCCGTCTCCAACGACCCCATCACCATCAAAGCAGTCGAAGACACCAAATTCATCTACCAGGCCATCGGCAAAGCCGCCGGACTCAACGTCCTCTTCGATCCCGACTACCAGTCCAAGCGCATCCCCGTCGACCTCCAGAGCGTCTCGCTCGCCGACGCGCTCCGCATCGTAGGCACCATCGCCGGAACCTTCTACAAGCCAGTCACCTCAAACACCATCTTCGTCGCACAGAACAACATCCAGAAGCACCGCGACCTCGATGAGCAGGCCGTCCAGACCTTCTACCTCACCAACATCGGACAGGCCAACGACCTCAACGAGATCCTGACCACCGTGCGCAACATGCTCACGCAGAACATCAAGATCTACTCAGTGGCCTCGCAGAACGCCATCATCCTCCGCGCCACGCCCGACCAGCTTCTCATCGCCCAGAAGATCATCAACGATCTCGACCGCGCCCGTCCCGAAGTCGTCGTCGACGTCGCCATCCTCGAGGTCAACCGCGACAAGACCCGCAACCTCGGCATCTCCCTCCCGCAGTCCATTAGCATCACCCCCCAGGCCTCGACGTCGTCCAGCTCCAGTTCGAGCTCCAGCTCAAGTTCCAGTTCCAGCACCACCTCGAACTTCACCCTCAACACCCTGGCCAACATCAACGCGAACAACTTCGCCGTCTCCATCGGCGCCGGCACCCTCAACGCCCTCCTCTCCGACGCCGACACGCGCATCCTCCAGAACCCACGCGTCCGCGCCACCGACGGCCAGGTTGCCACCCTTAAGATCGGTTCGCGTATCCCCATCGCGACCGGCAGCTACTCCTCCGGCGTCTCCACCGGAACCGTCTCGCTCGGCGTCCAGACCCAGTTCACCTACCTCGACATCGGCGTCAACATCGCCATGACCCCCACGGTTCACTACGACCGTGAGATCACTCTGAAGCTCAAGATCGAGGTCTCCTCCCACACCTCCGACGTCACCATCTCCAACGTGACTGAGCCCATCATCTCCCAGCGCTCCATCGAGCAGGTCATCCAGCTCAAGGAGGGTGAGCCCTCCATCCTCGCCGGCATCCTCACCAAGCAGGACAACGCCACCGTCTCCGGCACCCCCGGTCTCGCCGAGATTCCGATCCTCAAGTACATCTTCGGCTCCAAGAACACTGAAAAGCAGCAGGACGAGGTCGTCTTCCTCCTCATCCCGCACATCGTCCGCGAGTCCGTCCTCACCCGCCTCAACACCGCCGCCATCGACACCGGCACCGATCAGAGCTACGAGCTCCGTCAGAAACCTGTCTCCATCGAAACCCCCGGTCAGGCCGGAGCCGACGCCGCCTACAACCTCCTCTCGCAGCGCAAGCCATCCACCAGCGACCCCACCACCGCCGCGCAGGCCGCCTCCACCATGGCCCGCCAGTTGGCTGAGGCCGCAGCTCCGCGAACCCCGCCTGCTCCCGGAACCTCTCCCGCCGCGGAGGCCGCAACCGCCGCCGTCTCCGGTCCCGTGACCTTTGCCGTCGTGCCCAGCGCAGCCCAGCAGACCGTAGGCAACACCTTCCAGGTCAACATCACCGCGACCAACGCGCACGACCTCTACGCCGCACCGCTCCAGCTCCAGTTCGACCCCAGGATCCTCCAGCTCGTCAACGTGGACTCCGGCGAACTCCTCGCCCGCGGCGGTCAGGCCGTCGCCATCGTCCACCGCGACGAAGGCAACGGTCTCGTCACGGTCTCTACCTCGCGTCCCCCCAACAGCAAGGGAGTCGACGGTCAGGGTGGCCTCTGCGTCCTTACCTTCAAGGCCATCGCCATCGGCGACAGCAACCTCGCCCTCGTCAAGGTAGGGGCTCGCAACAGCTCCCAGGCAAGCCTGCCCGCCATCGGAAGTCAGGCCGTGGTGCATGTGAAGTGA
- a CDS encoding type II secretion system protein: MSPWGTPSSPRDTRIRVFRQPPDISLHPDSGLTLVELIVVAAIIAILAGTAAPIAKYRIKTAQETELRTDLQTMRDAIDQYKHAAELGAFTTKLNSFNYPPDLQTLVDGVDCTSGTGGKTEHVQFLRKIPKDPMTGQADWTVRSMEDDPGSDSGGGESVFDVHSKSDKTSIAGTKYNTW, encoded by the coding sequence TTGAGCCCCTGGGGTACGCCCTCCTCTCCTCGCGATACGCGTATCCGGGTATTTCGTCAGCCACCGGACATCTCGCTTCACCCTGACTCCGGCCTCACCCTCGTTGAACTCATCGTCGTCGCCGCCATCATCGCCATCCTCGCCGGCACCGCCGCGCCCATCGCGAAGTACCGCATCAAGACCGCGCAGGAGACCGAGCTTCGCACCGATCTCCAGACCATGCGCGATGCCATCGATCAGTACAAGCACGCCGCGGAGCTCGGAGCCTTCACCACCAAGCTCAACTCCTTCAACTACCCGCCCGACCTCCAGACCCTCGTCGACGGCGTGGACTGCACCTCCGGCACCGGCGGAAAAACCGAGCACGTCCAGTTCCTCCGTAAGATCCCCAAAGACCCCATGACCGGTCAGGCCGACTGGACCGTTCGCTCCATGGAAGACGATCCCGGCTCCGACTCCGGCGGCGGGGAAAGCGTCTTCGACGTCCACTCCAAGAGCGACAAAACCTCGATAGCCGGCACAAAGTACAACACATGGTAA
- a CDS encoding type II secretion system protein, with the protein MANRHQPRALNHKQAAPLIPESGVTLIELIIVITILGVLASAAIPVARFQIKRNKEKVLRRDLWEMRAAIDAYKDAADKNAFQVKVDSQGYPPDLQTLVDGVTAGTTKVRFLRQIPIDPMTGQADWGVVANQDDPDSDSGSSSNVFDVHSKSDQTAIDGTKYKTW; encoded by the coding sequence ATGGCGAACCGCCATCAGCCAAGAGCCCTGAACCATAAACAAGCAGCACCCCTGATCCCCGAATCCGGCGTCACCCTCATCGAACTCATCATCGTCATCACCATCCTCGGCGTCCTCGCCTCCGCCGCCATCCCGGTCGCCCGCTTCCAGATCAAGCGCAACAAGGAGAAAGTCCTTCGTCGCGACCTCTGGGAGATGCGAGCCGCCATCGACGCCTACAAAGACGCCGCTGACAAGAACGCCTTCCAGGTCAAGGTCGACTCTCAGGGCTACCCGCCCGACTTGCAAACCCTCGTCGACGGTGTCACCGCCGGCACGACAAAGGTCCGTTTCCTTCGTCAAATCCCCATCGACCCCATGACCGGTCAGGCCGACTGGGGCGTCGTCGCCAATCAGGACGACCCCGACTCAGACTCCGGCTCCAGTTCGAACGTCTTCGACGTACACTCCAAGAGCGACCAAACCGCAATCGACGGAACGAAATACAAGACATGGTAG
- a CDS encoding type II secretion system protein: protein MVEKNKPNRCAPDSGFTLLELLIVMTIISLLAAIAVPAYVANVRAAREAVLKEDLHTLRVSIDSYTVDKQKGPTTLDDVVTAGYIRSMPKDPITQRTDSWVTAQCDAVSSVDQTDPGICDVHSGAQQPSSDGSPYNTW, encoded by the coding sequence ATGGTAGAGAAAAATAAACCAAATCGATGCGCGCCCGACTCAGGATTCACCCTCCTCGAGCTCCTCATCGTCATGACGATCATCTCCCTCCTCGCCGCGATCGCCGTCCCCGCCTACGTCGCCAACGTCCGCGCCGCACGCGAGGCCGTCCTCAAGGAGGATCTCCACACTCTCCGCGTCTCCATCGACTCCTACACCGTCGACAAGCAGAAGGGCCCCACCACCCTGGATGACGTCGTCACCGCCGGCTACATCCGCTCCATGCCCAAGGACCCCATCACGCAACGCACCGACTCCTGGGTCACCGCCCAGTGCGACGCCGTCTCCTCCGTCGATCAGACCGACCCCGGCATCTGCGACGTACACAGCGGAGCCCAGCAGCCCTCCTCCGACGGCAGCCCTTACAACACCTGGTAA